In Lytechinus variegatus isolate NC3 chromosome 12, Lvar_3.0, whole genome shotgun sequence, a single window of DNA contains:
- the LOC121425072 gene encoding protein TRI1-like isoform X2: protein MALIADGQATSSSKEKESKDVPQTSGAHSRKKGDTHHSDSSSDELRDGSPPVKRKKKKKKESSKTATKTKKKEKTYQKETKSGKKREAPKSKANVEDSDDEQTINDEELAWKLHQEESRRSRTRNHTTRRVSSVKSKKVNGASKDKGKTGYNADMILSPELAKIIGTDRLSRHEVVKKMWAIVKERDLVDPKNKQFHICDDELFKVFRRRRIRTFSMMKYLKGHIKDPRNLTIPV, encoded by the exons ATGGCTCTTATAGCGGATGGCCAAGCTACTTCATCGTCTAAGGAGAAAGAATCCAAGGATGTTCCTCAAACCAGTGGAGCACACAGCAGAAAGAAAGGAGACACTCATCACTCTGATTCCTCCTCAGATGAA CTAAGAGATGGAAGCCCACCTgttaagagaaagaaaaagaagaagaaagaaagctCAAAAACAGCTAccaagacaaaaaagaaggagaagacttaccaaaaagaaacaaaatcaggAAAG AAGAGGGAGGCACCTAAGAGCAAAGCTAATGTGGAGGATTCAGATGATGAACAG acAATAAATGATGAGGAGTTGGCATGGAAACTACATCAAGAAGAGAGTAGAAGATCTAGAACCAGAAATCATACCACCAGGAGAGTATCTTCAGTCAAATCCAAGAAAGTAAATGGGGCATCCAAGGATAAGGGTAAAACAG GATACAATGCAGATATGATATTATCTCCAGAACTTGCCAAAATCATTGGAACAGACAGG ctGTCAAGACATGAAGTTGTAAAAAAGATGTGGGCAATCGTCAAAGAAAGAGATCTTGTG GATCCGAAGAATAAGCAGTTTCACATATGTGATGATGAACTATTCAAAGTATTCC GTCGGAGAAGAATTCGGACGTTCAGTATGATGAAATATCTGAAAGGACACATCAAAGACCCAAGGAATCTTACCATACCTGTATAG
- the LOC121425072 gene encoding upstream activation factor subunit spp27-like isoform X1, which produces MAHPTKEELRQEISQILEGADLSALSSKKVRLKLQDIFKVDLSDRKKEIDQLLMALIADGQATSSSKEKESKDVPQTSGAHSRKKGDTHHSDSSSDELRDGSPPVKRKKKKKKESSKTATKTKKKEKTYQKETKSGKKREAPKSKANVEDSDDEQTINDEELAWKLHQEESRRSRTRNHTTRRVSSVKSKKVNGASKDKGKTGYNADMILSPELAKIIGTDRLSRHEVVKKMWAIVKERDLVDPKNKQFHICDDELFKVFRRRRIRTFSMMKYLKGHIKDPRNLTIPV; this is translated from the exons ATGGCCCATCCAACTAAAGAAGAATTGCGACAAGAAATTTCAC AAATACTTGAAGGAGCTGATTTGTCAGCATTGTCATCCAAGAAAGTGAGACTGAAACTTCAGGATATTTTCAAAGTAGACCTTTCTGACAG GAAGAAAGAGATTGATCAGCTTTTGATGGCTCTTATAGCGGATGGCCAAGCTACTTCATCGTCTAAGGAGAAAGAATCCAAGGATGTTCCTCAAACCAGTGGAGCACACAGCAGAAAGAAAGGAGACACTCATCACTCTGATTCCTCCTCAGATGAA CTAAGAGATGGAAGCCCACCTgttaagagaaagaaaaagaagaagaaagaaagctCAAAAACAGCTAccaagacaaaaaagaaggagaagacttaccaaaaagaaacaaaatcaggAAAG AAGAGGGAGGCACCTAAGAGCAAAGCTAATGTGGAGGATTCAGATGATGAACAG acAATAAATGATGAGGAGTTGGCATGGAAACTACATCAAGAAGAGAGTAGAAGATCTAGAACCAGAAATCATACCACCAGGAGAGTATCTTCAGTCAAATCCAAGAAAGTAAATGGGGCATCCAAGGATAAGGGTAAAACAG GATACAATGCAGATATGATATTATCTCCAGAACTTGCCAAAATCATTGGAACAGACAGG ctGTCAAGACATGAAGTTGTAAAAAAGATGTGGGCAATCGTCAAAGAAAGAGATCTTGTG GATCCGAAGAATAAGCAGTTTCACATATGTGATGATGAACTATTCAAAGTATTCC GTCGGAGAAGAATTCGGACGTTCAGTATGATGAAATATCTGAAAGGACACATCAAAGACCCAAGGAATCTTACCATACCTGTATAG